A single region of the Glycine max cultivar Williams 82 chromosome 20, Glycine_max_v4.0, whole genome shotgun sequence genome encodes:
- the LOC102667144 gene encoding glycosyltransferase BC10, with the protein MVSSPLLVSLTLFLSLPLLLFLSPHILSPPDADDLTLFRRAAAPHTTSHLSATPKIAFLFLTNSNLTFSPLWEKFFSSSDHHHRLFNIYIHADPTQNIAFPGGGVFHHRSRLVPAKPTARASPSLISAARRLLAAALLDDPLNHYFALLSQHCIPLHSLQFTHNFLFKNPTHPHKSFIEILSNEPNLFDRYTARGEHAMLPEVPFSSFRVGSQFFILTRRHARTVVRDIKLWNKFRLPCVTEEPCYPEEHYFPTLLSMQDPNGCSGFTLTRVNWTGCWDGHPHLYTAPEVSPELVRRLRESNSSSYLYLFARKFAPECLRPLMEIADDVIFRE; encoded by the coding sequence ATGGTTTCATCTCCATTGCTAGTATCCCTCACTCTTttcctttctctccctctcttgtTGTTTCTATCTCCTCATATTTTGTCCCCTCCCGACGCCGACGACCTCACCCTCTTCCGCCGCGCCGCCGCCCCCCACACCACCTCCCACCTCTCCGCCACCCCTAAAATCGCCTTCCTCTTCCTCACCAATTCCAATCTCACCTTCTCCCCCCTCTGGGAAAAATTCTTCTCTTCCTCcgaccaccaccaccgcctcttCAACATCTACATCCACGCGGATCCCACCCAAAACATCGCTTTCCCCGGCGGCGGCGTCTTCCATCACCGCTCCCGCCTCGTCCCCGCGAAACCCACCGCCCGCGCCTCCCCCTCCCTCATCTCCGCCGCCCGCCGCCTCCTCGCCGCCGCCCTCCTCGACGACCCCCTCAACCACTACTTCGCCCTTCTCTCCCAACACTGCATCCCTCTTCACTCCCTTCAATTCACTCACAACTTTCTCTTCAAAAACCCCACTCACCCACATAAAAGCTTCATTGAGATTCTCTCCAACGAACCCAACCTCTTCGACCGCTACACCGCGCGTGGCGAACACGCGATGCTCCCAGAAGTACCCTTCTCCTCCTTCCGCGTGGGGTCGCAGTTCTTCATCCTCACTCGCCGCCACGCGCGCACGGTGGTGCGTGATATAAAGCTTTGGAACAAGTTTCGGCTTCCGTGTGTCACAGAAGAACCTTGTTACCCCGAAGAGCATTATTTTCCCACCCTTTTGTCCATGCAGGATCCGAATGGGTGTAGCGGGTTTACACTGACCCGGGTCAACTGGACCGGGTGCTGGGACGGGCACCCGCATCTGTACACCGCTCCGGAGGTGTCTCCGGAGCTGGTTCGCCGTCTGAGGGAATCGAATTCGAGCAGCTACCTGTATCTCTTCGCGAGGAAGTTCGCGCCTGAGTGTCTTCGGCCGTTGATGGAGATCGCCGATGACGTCATTTTCCGGGAGTGA